A single window of Populus nigra chromosome 17, ddPopNigr1.1, whole genome shotgun sequence DNA harbors:
- the LOC133677096 gene encoding transcription factor SCREAM2-like isoform X1, with product MSSRKKKKAALYEKLRAATNSNAMNRTSIIVDASKYIGELKNKVDRLKKEIGTSSTPQNSLPAQVTVENLEKGFLINVFSGKNCPGLLVSILEAFEELGLDVLDARVSCEDNFQLEAIGGDQNQGHDAQVVKQAVLQAIHNWNEGS from the exons ATGTCTTccaggaagaaaaagaaggcaGCTCTTTATGAGAAGTTACGTGCTGCTACCAATTCTAATGCT ATGAACAGAACCTCAATCATAGTAGACGCGTCAAAATATATTGGAGAGTTGAAGAACAAGGTGGATaggctaaaaaaagaaatcggAACATCTTCAACCCCCCAAAATTCATTACCTGCG CAGGTCACAGTGGAAAACCTAGAAAAGGGTTTccttattaatgtattttcaggAAAGAATTGCCCTGGATTACTTGTCTCCATACTTGAAGCCTTCGAGGAACTAGGCCTTGATGTGCTTGATGCTAGGGTTTCTTGTGAAGACAATTTCCAACTTGAAGCGATTGGTGGAGACCAA AACCAGGGCCATGATGCTCAAGTAGTGAAACAAGCAGTGCTGCAAGCTATCCATAACTGGAATGAAGGCAGCTAG
- the LOC133677026 gene encoding EP1-like glycoprotein 3 isoform X1, protein MKLHQLVFLVLLLAYQVYCKTYIHIDYSLTVEVPSEYSVELQGRAFLMETDQMEPDFRVALSVEPIRGKYSCSLEVFLGDVKVWNSGHYSHFYTSDKCVLALTKDGDLHLKGSNDRIGWRTGTSGQGVERLQILKTGNLVLVDALNRIKWQSFNFPTDVMLWGQRLNVATRLTSFPTNSTAFYSFEIQHNKIALYLSSGKWNYSYWEFQPTKNRNITFIELGSKGLEIFNDKYKKIAQILSFGMQFQPLRFLALGNKTGNMGLYFYSPEKRSFEAAFQALNTTCDLPLACRPYGICTLSNACSCIRLLTAKKGVGSDCNGGFSEGFCDREQQEMLELSGVSSVLRTAPKRVNVSKEVCEDLCLQDCECAAALYSTGKDGTSFRECFTYGLVSGVKQVERGTGLTYMVKVPKGTQISHGKSNVKKWVLVMVGVIDGFIILLVFGGLGYYLVQRRRRRNVLASDNNT, encoded by the exons ATGAAGCTCCATCAGCTcgtttttcttgttcttttgttgGCTTATCAGGTCTATTGCAAAACATACATTCACATTGACTATAGCCTCACAGTAGAAGTACCTAGTGAGTACAGTGTGGAATTACAAGGAAGAGCATTTCTGATGGAGACTGACCAAATGGAGCCCGATTTTAGAGTAGCATTGAGTGTTGAACCAATTAGAGGAAAATATTCATGTTCCTTGGAAGTCTTTCTTGGAGATGTTAAGGTGTGGAATTCTGGCCATTATTCTCATTTTTACACTTCTGATAAATGTGTGCTTGCGCTGACAAAGGATGGAGATTTACACTTGAAAGGTTCGAATGATCGAATCGGATGGCGAACAGGGACTTCAGGACAAGGTGTGGAG AGACTACAGATTCTGAAGACGGGCAATTTAGTCCTTGTTGATGCCTTGAACCGGATAAAGTGGCAGAGTTTCAACTTTCCGACTGATGTAATGCTATGGGGACAGAGACTAAATGTGGCCACTCGCTTGACATCTTTTCCTACCAATTCAACAGCATTCTATTCTTTTGAGATTCAGCACAACAAGATTGCTCTCTACCTGAGTTCTGGTAAGTGGAACTATTCTTACTGGGAATTTCAGCCTACCAAGAACAGAAACATCACATTTATTGAATTAGGTTCAAAAGGGTTAGAAATATTCAAtgataaatacaagaaaattgcGCAGATTTTATCATTCGGGATGCAATTTCAACCCCTAAGATTTTTAGCACTGGGGAATAAAACAGGAAACATGGGGCTGTATTTTTACTCCCCGGAGAAACGAAGTTTTGAGGCTGCTTTTCAAGCACTCAATACTACATGTGATCTTCCTCTAGCTTGTAGACCTTATGGTATCTGTACCTTGTCCAATGCTTGCTCATGTATCCGACTGTTGACGGCGAAAAAAGGGGTTGGTTCAGATTGCAATGGGGGGTTTTCTGAAGGGTTTTGTGACAGAGAACAGCAGGAAATGCTTGAACTAAGTGGTGTAAGTAGTGTTCTAAGGACTGCTCCTAAGAGGGTCAATGTTAGCAAAGAAGTATGTGAAGACTTATGCCTGCAAGATTGTGAATGTGCTGCTGCATTATATTCTACTGGCAAGGATGGCACAAGCTTCAGAGAATGCTTTACTTATGGACTGGTCTCAGGTGTTAAGCAGGTTGAAAGGGGAACAGGATTGACTTACATGGTTAAGGTTCCAAAAGGAACCCAGATTTCCCATGGGAAATCAAATGTGAAGAAATGGGTGTTGGTCATGGTAGGAGTGATTGATGGTTTCATCATCCTGCTTGTTTTTGGAGGGCTTGGGTATTATTTGGttcagagaagaagaagaagaaacgtgCTTGCCTCTGACAACAATACTTAG
- the LOC133677096 gene encoding transcription factor SCREAM2-like isoform X2, translated as MSSRKKKKAALYEKLRAATNSNAMNRTSIIVDASKYIGELKNKVDRLKKEIGTSSTPQNSLPAVTVENLEKGFLINVFSGKNCPGLLVSILEAFEELGLDVLDARVSCEDNFQLEAIGGDQNQGHDAQVVKQAVLQAIHNWNEGS; from the exons ATGTCTTccaggaagaaaaagaaggcaGCTCTTTATGAGAAGTTACGTGCTGCTACCAATTCTAATGCT ATGAACAGAACCTCAATCATAGTAGACGCGTCAAAATATATTGGAGAGTTGAAGAACAAGGTGGATaggctaaaaaaagaaatcggAACATCTTCAACCCCCCAAAATTCATTACCTGCG GTCACAGTGGAAAACCTAGAAAAGGGTTTccttattaatgtattttcaggAAAGAATTGCCCTGGATTACTTGTCTCCATACTTGAAGCCTTCGAGGAACTAGGCCTTGATGTGCTTGATGCTAGGGTTTCTTGTGAAGACAATTTCCAACTTGAAGCGATTGGTGGAGACCAA AACCAGGGCCATGATGCTCAAGTAGTGAAACAAGCAGTGCTGCAAGCTATCCATAACTGGAATGAAGGCAGCTAG
- the LOC133676713 gene encoding uncharacterized protein LOC133676713, with product MVFMYRLIKAKTFRLLTSPVPVPYISRQICSGLLSIRKMNSGKDSVSEDSIPGRGGAGIKLRPSPDCIDRRECRGAVETSSDSLGVRHGSFGKRRSRIDLRSEQRSGDGNSSKFGNKNILAHVKRSKSGQSYRKPDEGANHVAPFDICLSGSRDSAVLKSLHEMEENQENVEHPIEESGGQGVLRPGMVLLKCYISLGDQIEMVKTCREIGLGPGGFYRPGYKNGAKLRLQMMCLGLNWDPETRKYEDRSPADGCKPPCIPREFNQLVETAIQDAHGLLGKDCTLSNVEDVLKECTLSNVEDMLPAMSPDICIVNFYTTTGRLGLHQDRDESSESLDKGLPVVSFSVGDSAEFLYGDQRDVNKADKVVLESGDVLIFGGKSRHIFHGVTSVIPNSAPKALIEETRLRPGRLNLTFRQY from the exons ATGGTCTTTATGTACCGTCTAATTAAAGCAAAAACTTTCCGACTATTGACATCACCAGTGCCTGTGCCCTACATTTCCCGCCAAATTTGTTCAGGGCTTCTCTCAATCAGAAAGATGAATAGTGGAAAAGACAGCGTAAGTGAAGATTCAATCCCTGGTAGAG GGGGAGCTGGCATCAAGTTGAGGCCTTCGCCTGATTGTATTGATCGGAGAGAATGTAGGGGCGCCGTGGAAACTAGTAGCGATAGTTTAGGTGTTAGGCATGGAAGTTTCGGTAAAAGGAGAAGTAGAATTGATCTTCGATCAGAGCAGAGGAGTGGGGATGGTAACTCATCGAAATTCGGGAACAAGAACATTCTTGCTCATGTTAAAAGATCTAAATCTGGCCAGAGTTATCGCAAGCCTGATGAAGGTGCCAATCATGTTGCACCATTTGATATCTGCCTTTCTGGGAGTAGAGATTCTGCTGTTTTGAAGTCCTTGCATGAAATGGAGGAAAATCAGGAAAATGTTGAACATCCCATTGAAGAGAGTGGTGGACAAGGAGTGTTGCGGCCTGGGATGGTTCTTCTAAAATGTTATATTTCCCTCGGTGATCAG attgaAATGGTGAAGACTTGCCGAGAAATTGGTCTGGGCCCTGGGGGATTTTATAGGCCTGGTTACAAAAATGGAGCAAAGCTTCGTCTGCAGATGATGTGTCTTGGTTTGAACTGGGATCCTGAGACAAGAAAATATGAAGATCGAAGCCCAGCTGATGGTTGTAAGCCTCCTTGTATTCCTCGTGAATTTAATCAGTTGGTTGAAACAGCAATTCAAGATGCGCATGGTCTTCTAGGAAAGGACTGTACATTAAGCAATGTGGAAGACGTGCTTAAGGAATGTACATTAAGCAATGTGGAAGACATGCTTCCCGCGATGTCTCCAGACATATGCATTGTGAACTTCTACACAACCACCGGGCGGCTTGGGCTCCATCAG GATCGTGATGAAAGCTCAGAGAGTCTTGACAAAGGATTGCCTGTTGTCTCCTTCTCGGTAGGGGATTCTGCAGAATTTCTCTATGGGGATCAGAGGGATGTGAACAAGGCAGATAAAGTTGTATTGGAATCAGGAGATGTGTTGATATTTGGTGGCAAGTCTAGACATATATTTCATGGCGTAACATCTGTAATCCCAAATTCTGCCCCCAAGGCTTTAATTGAAGAAACCAGGCTTCGTCCTGGCCGTCTCAATCTAACGTTCAGACAGTACTAG
- the LOC133677026 gene encoding putative receptor protein kinase ZmPK1 isoform X2 yields MKLHQLVFLVLLLAYQVYCKTYIHIDYSLTVEVPSEYSVELQGRAFLMETDQMEPDFRVALSVEPIRGKYSCSLEVFLGDVKVWNSGHYSHFYTSDKCVLALTKDGDLHLKGSNDRIGWRTGTSGQGVERLQILKTGNLVLVDALNRIKWQSFNFPTDVMLWGQRLNVATRLTSFPTNSTAFYSFEIQHNKIALYLSSGNMGLYFYSPEKRSFEAAFQALNTTCDLPLACRPYGICTLSNACSCIRLLTAKKGVGSDCNGGFSEGFCDREQQEMLELSGVSSVLRTAPKRVNVSKEVCEDLCLQDCECAAALYSTGKDGTSFRECFTYGLVSGVKQVERGTGLTYMVKVPKGTQISHGKSNVKKWVLVMVGVIDGFIILLVFGGLGYYLVQRRRRRNVLASDNNT; encoded by the exons ATGAAGCTCCATCAGCTcgtttttcttgttcttttgttgGCTTATCAGGTCTATTGCAAAACATACATTCACATTGACTATAGCCTCACAGTAGAAGTACCTAGTGAGTACAGTGTGGAATTACAAGGAAGAGCATTTCTGATGGAGACTGACCAAATGGAGCCCGATTTTAGAGTAGCATTGAGTGTTGAACCAATTAGAGGAAAATATTCATGTTCCTTGGAAGTCTTTCTTGGAGATGTTAAGGTGTGGAATTCTGGCCATTATTCTCATTTTTACACTTCTGATAAATGTGTGCTTGCGCTGACAAAGGATGGAGATTTACACTTGAAAGGTTCGAATGATCGAATCGGATGGCGAACAGGGACTTCAGGACAAGGTGTGGAG AGACTACAGATTCTGAAGACGGGCAATTTAGTCCTTGTTGATGCCTTGAACCGGATAAAGTGGCAGAGTTTCAACTTTCCGACTGATGTAATGCTATGGGGACAGAGACTAAATGTGGCCACTCGCTTGACATCTTTTCCTACCAATTCAACAGCATTCTATTCTTTTGAGATTCAGCACAACAAGATTGCTCTCTACCTGAGTTCTG GAAACATGGGGCTGTATTTTTACTCCCCGGAGAAACGAAGTTTTGAGGCTGCTTTTCAAGCACTCAATACTACATGTGATCTTCCTCTAGCTTGTAGACCTTATGGTATCTGTACCTTGTCCAATGCTTGCTCATGTATCCGACTGTTGACGGCGAAAAAAGGGGTTGGTTCAGATTGCAATGGGGGGTTTTCTGAAGGGTTTTGTGACAGAGAACAGCAGGAAATGCTTGAACTAAGTGGTGTAAGTAGTGTTCTAAGGACTGCTCCTAAGAGGGTCAATGTTAGCAAAGAAGTATGTGAAGACTTATGCCTGCAAGATTGTGAATGTGCTGCTGCATTATATTCTACTGGCAAGGATGGCACAAGCTTCAGAGAATGCTTTACTTATGGACTGGTCTCAGGTGTTAAGCAGGTTGAAAGGGGAACAGGATTGACTTACATGGTTAAGGTTCCAAAAGGAACCCAGATTTCCCATGGGAAATCAAATGTGAAGAAATGGGTGTTGGTCATGGTAGGAGTGATTGATGGTTTCATCATCCTGCTTGTTTTTGGAGGGCTTGGGTATTATTTGGttcagagaagaagaagaagaaacgtgCTTGCCTCTGACAACAATACTTAG